Genomic DNA from Prevotella intermedia ATCC 25611 = DSM 20706:
GTTTTGCATTCCAAAAGCGGCTGTTTTGCACGGTAAAAGCATAGGTTTTGCGTTGCAAAAGAGCCGCTTTCGCAATGTCAAAGCGCAGTTATCACTTTTTAAGAAAAAAATCTTTACTAAATTATCTCGTTTAAGCAACGAGAAGAAACGTTTATTATTAAAAAGGTACAGGGCAGTTTTGTCAATGCGTAAACATAGACATCGAAAGCAAAAGGGTATTATTCTTCTATCTCAGAGAGTCCTCTGATAAAGCCGTTAATAAAGTTGCTGGTTGTTTCCAATGGGGCATAGTTTATGTACTTGTAGCTTCTGCGAAGGTTTCTGCGCAACATCTTGCCATTGTTTTGCACAAAACCTGCAGAGTTCTGCCTAAAGTGCCATTCGCCCGCAGTATCTTTAACAAGGTTTGAGATTATCTTTATCGTCAGCTTGTAGGCTATTGGCTCTTCCTTTTTTACGAAGTCTATTTCGTCTTTTTCAAATCCAAATACTGCAATAAGAATGCTGCCTTGGAGTTGTGCCATACGCTGTAAATGGAGCGACGACAGCCAGCCTTCCAATTTCAAGAAGTCTACCTTGTCGCCTTTCTTCCTTAAATATTGTCCTAACCGTATGATGCTGTCAAGATTAATGCCGTGATTGAGCATTGCGTTAGTGTTGGAAACGATGAGTTTCAAAATGTCTAACGTTTCAACAGATGTGTCAATGCTGTGCAATTCGTTGTGGATTATCTTGTGATACTTCTTGTTTAGCAATCCGTTGCTAAGGTTTATACCGTTGTCGGTTGCCTTTCTTTCTTCTTGTTGGTCTAACTTCTTCTGAATTTCCTCTATAAGTTCGGCTGGTAAGTTCAAGTTCTTGTCGTTTGCGTAGTTGTTTACGCCACGCACAAAGTAGTCCAACACGTTTTGAAACAGCACAATTTCGTAAAGTCTTCTCCATTTAAATGGCGACATAACTTCAATAATCGACTTGTCGTCGAAAGCCCCCGAACGGATAAGTTTAAAGAAATTGCGTTGTATAATGTCCATTTTTATTCTCTTGGTTTATATCATTCAGATAGGAAATCTAAATTCGCGTGCGATGATAGAAGTCCATATTTTCTTTCGATAAAAGTTCTATCGACATATAGTTGATAGGACGAACGTCTTTCTTTAAGACAATCTTCTGAAACAATGTATCCACACTTGAAAAGCCTTGTTGGTAAGCGTGCTGTGCGATAAGGAAGGAAATACTGCCTTTTCGCATACATTCTGCGTTTCGGGGAACCATATCGTAGCCCATAATCTGCACGTTTTTTCGGTTTGTTTCTAAAATGAAATCGCCTACAATGTATGCCTTTGAATTGATGGTGAAACAATGATGAACATCAGGATTGGCAGTGAAAAAGTCTTCCAACATCGCATTGTAGGTTGCCTTGTTTTTACCCATAGGCAAATCCAGTACCTTTATTTCAACTTTCGGATAGAACTTTTCCATATAATTGCGAAATCCCACCTCGCGGTTCTCCTGCTGTCGGCTCGTAATTTTCCCTTCAAAGGTTTGCCTCATCAACATTATCGACTTTTCTTTTTGTGCAATCAGCATCAGCATCTTTGCAGCAAAATAGCCACTTTGAAACGAATCCTGTCCATAAAACGACAGTGGGTTCAAGTCGGGCATATACGAATCTAACAATACAAACGGGATATTGCACTTGTGGAGTTCGTCGGCAAAGACCTTTGTAGCCTCTAACGTTGTTGGAACCAATATAACTCCATCGGGCTTTTCGTCCAAACATCTTTGGCAAGTTTCCAAGTACGATTCTGGTTGGAGGCGGCTAAAATGCCTTAACTTTATGTTCAAATGAAAGTCGCGTCTGAATTCAACGGCCTTTATTGCTCCTATTTCAATCTCTTGCCAATAGGCTTCGCTCGTGTGTTTGGGCAATATGCAATATAAAGTATAGCTCTTGTTGTATGCCAATGCGCTTGCGTAAACATTGGGTTGGTAGTTTATTTCCTTCAAAACCTTCTCTACTTTCTCCAATGCAGACTTAGAAACATTAGGGCGTTTGTGCAGAACTCTATCCACAGTACCAACGCTCACGCCCGCCCTTGCAGCTATATCTTTTATTCTTATTCTATCACCCATACGGCGTTTCCTATTTTATTTCTTGCAAAAATAATAATAATAGTTGGGAATTAAGGTGTATTGAAGCCTCTTTTTCAGCCAAAGCAATATAAAAAATGAAACTATTTGGTATTTTATCCAATTATCTTTTGTATTTTTGTATCAAATATAAGAGTTATCTTACAAACGAGGAAACATAAACCAGGAACATACCTTATAATTATATTTATATTGGTTTTATGTTCTTTTCTTTCGGCTTGTTCACGAGTAGATACGGATAAAGTGGACAGGTTGAATAGTATTTCCTATTCTTACCACTATCGGAATATAGACACAGCATACGTGTATGCTAAACGTGCATTGGAACTTTCAAAAGGCTATGATGCAGGAAAGGCAGAGGCATTGAACAATCTGGCCTTTGTTGATATAGTAAGAATGAATTATAAAAGTGCCTATGAGAAGTTGGACAGTGTGCTTTCCATAACGAACAATCAGGTAGAACTTCTGATTGCCGATGTTCAGTTGATGCGTCTATGTCAGAGAGAATCGAAGAATAAAGACTTCTATGACTTCAGAGAAAAGGCGATTAGGCGGCAAAAGCGTATTGCTGAAGAGGAGAAACTGCTGACGGAGCATCAGCGAAAACGAATGGTTTATGCCAATTCCGAATTTAGTATTGTGTCTTCTACCTATTATTATTATGTGGGCTTGCGTGCACAATCGGCGCAAGCTATGGAAGATATAAACGAAGAACTGATAGCTCGTGACGATACGGCACAATATCTTAATTATCTTTATAATATTGGTGCCGGGGGCATTATAAACAAGGGGACACAGCAAGAAGTCAGCCAACAGGAGTTTGATTATTTGATGCGATGCTTCATAGCAGCACAACAGCATGGCTATATATACTGGCAGGCGAACTCGTTGCAAGGTTTAAGCGAACATCTTATTATATCTGAAATGCGTGATAAATTAATAGCAGACAATTATGCGTCTATCCGATTTATCAACGCAGATAATGTTCCTGACAGCTTGTTGGCAGGAAACTTAGCAGAAAGAGCTACCGATTTATTCATAAGATATGGTGATGTGTATCAAATTGCGGGTGCTTTTAGAACGTTGGCGTCGTGTTATTGGCAAATCAACAATTATCCATCTGCCATCATTTGTCTGCAAGATGCATTGGAAAAGAACAAAGCTATCAATCAAGCACCCGACTTGGTGGCTTCTATTCGCGAGCAGTTGAGCGTGGTTTATGCAGCTGTAAACGACAAGCAAGGCAGCGATTTTAACCGCAATATCTACCTCGACTTGCAGGAACAAACACGCCAAGATAGGTATTTGGAGTCGCGTGCAGGAATCCTTGAATCAACTTCGCAACAGCTGAATCTTATGATAGTTGCTGTCTTGGTAATGATAGCATTGGTGCTGGGCTTGCTTTTACTATTCCATTATCTAAAGAAAAGAAATACAAATGGCAACTCATTAGACGACCTACTGCTACCATTGAAAGAGTGGCAAGTGCAAAACGAGAAAGAACTTGAAGACCTTGAGGAAGAGTATCAGGAGGTACAAGAAGCCTCTTATATAACGCATACCAACGTAGTAAAGAATAAAAAGCGAAACATAGAAAAGCGTGCGAAACTGTTTCTTGTCAATACACTGAACCCTTTGATTGATAGAATGATTCACGAAATCAAACAATTGAAAACCAACAAAGGGACAGAGGCATTAAGAAACGAACGATATGCCTATATTGCAGAACTCACAGACGACATCAATAAATATAATAATGTATTGACGCAGTGGATTCAGTTGCAACAAGGAGAACTCTCTTTGCACATTGAGAGTTTCTCGTTGCAGCAAGTGTTTGATGTTGTAGCAAAGTCGAGAAAGGCTTTTGAACTGAAAGGTATAACATTAAACATAGAGCCAACGCAGAGTATAGTGAAAGCCGATAGGGTACTCACGTTGTTTATGATAAACACGTTGGCAGAAAATGCTCGCAAGTTTACGGCTGAAGGGGATATGGTTTCCATATCTTCAAAGGAAGAAACAGATTTCATTGAAATATCTGTGAAAGACACAGGGGTAGGGATTGAACCTGAAGCATTGCATCATATCTTCGACCGAAAGGTAATTGTGGACAATAAGGAAACAAACTCTCACGGCTTCGGGCTTATGAATTGCAATGGCATCATTAATAAATACAAGAAAGTAAGCAAGCTGTTTGCCATATGTTCGATAGGTGTAGACAGTAAATTGGGCGAAGGCAGCAGGTTCTATTTCCGTCTTCCGAAAGGAATTGCTCGCATTTTGGTATTGCTTTGCCTGCTCTCCACTTCTTTGCTTTCGTATGCCAACGAACCTGATATACCTGTAAATGCAGACGCAAGCGAGCAGAATAATTCTTTAAGAGAGTTGGACATTGCGAATATGTATGCCGATTCGGCTTACTTCAGTAATATAAAAGGAGATTATAAGCGAACTTTAGACTTTGCTGATACCTGTCGTTACTACTTGAACAAGTATTATTTGCGATTAAATCCGAATGGCAGACATCTGATGAAACGCATTGCCGACGACAACATTACGCCTGCAGAAGTGCAATGGCTGTACGATGATTTGCCAACAAACTTCAGTATTATACTTGACATTCGTAACGAAAGCGCAGTCGCAGCATTGGCTCTTCACGATTGGGCGTTGTACAGATACAACAACAATGTATATACATTATTATTTAAAGAAAACTCAGCCGACAAGAATTTGGGCGAGTATTGCCGTATGATGCAACGTTCGGAATCGAACAAAAACGTAGCTATTGTTTTATTGATATTGCTTCTTTTATCCATATTCCCGTTGTATTATTTTATGTATTATCGACAACGGTTCCGTTTTCAGTCATATGTTGAGAGCATTCGGCAGATAAACGCAATACTTTTAAGCAACGGAACGCCCGTCGAGAAACAGCAAATGATAAGTGCCATTGCAACAAACAAATTCCCAGAGAGCTTGAAAGAAATAACGCAGAAGATTAACGAGGCACTGAAAAAGTCTATTGAAAGTTATAATACAAGCTCAACAAACATAGAGTTGGCGCAAGACGAATTGCGAAGAATGGAGTTTGAAAACAACAAGCTGCACGTAAGTAACAATATATT
This window encodes:
- a CDS encoding substrate-binding domain-containing protein — translated: MGDRIRIKDIAARAGVSVGTVDRVLHKRPNVSKSALEKVEKVLKEINYQPNVYASALAYNKSYTLYCILPKHTSEAYWQEIEIGAIKAVEFRRDFHLNIKLRHFSRLQPESYLETCQRCLDEKPDGVILVPTTLEATKVFADELHKCNIPFVLLDSYMPDLNPLSFYGQDSFQSGYFAAKMLMLIAQKEKSIMLMRQTFEGKITSRQQENREVGFRNYMEKFYPKVEIKVLDLPMGKNKATYNAMLEDFFTANPDVHHCFTINSKAYIVGDFILETNRKNVQIMGYDMVPRNAECMRKGSISFLIAQHAYQQGFSSVDTLFQKIVLKKDVRPINYMSIELLSKENMDFYHRTRI
- a CDS encoding DUF5112 domain-containing protein yields the protein MDRLNSISYSYHYRNIDTAYVYAKRALELSKGYDAGKAEALNNLAFVDIVRMNYKSAYEKLDSVLSITNNQVELLIADVQLMRLCQRESKNKDFYDFREKAIRRQKRIAEEEKLLTEHQRKRMVYANSEFSIVSSTYYYYVGLRAQSAQAMEDINEELIARDDTAQYLNYLYNIGAGGIINKGTQQEVSQQEFDYLMRCFIAAQQHGYIYWQANSLQGLSEHLIISEMRDKLIADNYASIRFINADNVPDSLLAGNLAERATDLFIRYGDVYQIAGAFRTLASCYWQINNYPSAIICLQDALEKNKAINQAPDLVASIREQLSVVYAAVNDKQGSDFNRNIYLDLQEQTRQDRYLESRAGILESTSQQLNLMIVAVLVMIALVLGLLLLFHYLKKRNTNGNSLDDLLLPLKEWQVQNEKELEDLEEEYQEVQEASYITHTNVVKNKKRNIEKRAKLFLVNTLNPLIDRMIHEIKQLKTNKGTEALRNERYAYIAELTDDINKYNNVLTQWIQLQQGELSLHIESFSLQQVFDVVAKSRKAFELKGITLNIEPTQSIVKADRVLTLFMINTLAENARKFTAEGDMVSISSKEETDFIEISVKDTGVGIEPEALHHIFDRKVIVDNKETNSHGFGLMNCNGIINKYKKVSKLFAICSIGVDSKLGEGSRFYFRLPKGIARILVLLCLLSTSLLSYANEPDIPVNADASEQNNSLRELDIANMYADSAYFSNIKGDYKRTLDFADTCRYYLNKYYLRLNPNGRHLMKRIADDNITPAEVQWLYDDLPTNFSIILDIRNESAVAALALHDWALYRYNNNVYTLLFKENSADKNLGEYCRMMQRSESNKNVAIVLLILLLLSIFPLYYFMYYRQRFRFQSYVESIRQINAILLSNGTPVEKQQMISAIATNKFPESLKEITQKINEALKKSIESYNTSSTNIELAQDELRRMEFENNKLHVSNNILDNCLSTLKHETMYYPSRISQLISEKDAELETIDELSVYYKELYSMLSMQAMHQVSVIKPVYRRIEVSELLAKNMELSSPEMGKLAVLGDVDLLKYLFELLQKQDANERIKVDVESLSPEYLTLHLYMSQLQLSDEACANLFVPSIEHSPYMICRQIVRENGEFFNRHRCGIIAHNTDRGTTLSITLSQAKKEQ